ACTTCCACTATACGTTTACTGTGTGTGAGAAAgcagagcgcacacacacacacacacacacacacactcgttaaTAGACAgtaattagtgtgtgtgttgagcatGAAGGAATTGCAGTGGGGGGGGGTTGTTAATGCATGTTCAGGACAAAGAGCTGTCAAACAAACTGATTCTGCTTCACTGACGCTCCCTACAGGACACATTCCTCAGAGCAGACGCTCGGCCTGTCGCTAACAGAGGATTAACAGGAGGAAAAGTTACTAAAACATACATATTAATCAGCTCCTACTGTCACTGAACAAACTGTTTTCTGACTGTTGTAAAGACTAGAAGGCCAACTTTAAGCTCCTTTAAGGGAACTTTAGTGTTAACTGTTGCCCTTTTGTTTCAGTAAAATGTAGATAaagattatttctttgtcttttatataATATGAGGGAAAGATATGTTATCAGTGTATCACATTCAGGACACTACAGGTgagaagaaatacatttaagggggcgctggtggccttgtggttagtttgtgcaccccatgtacagaggagacagtcctccaagtgggcggcccgggtttaaATCATCCGACTCGTGGCTCCCTTTCCATGCATGTCGTTCCACTCCCTGATttctcactctatccactgtccttgaCTCTCCAATAAAGGTATAGaaagcccccaaaataaatcatttagaaCATCTTGAGGTGAACTGACAACAGTTCAGCGACCaaatcagttattttttttgccaaaccAATTCAACTAGTTCCACATCTTGACTGAAACTGACCTGTTGCCTTTCAACACAGACATTATGCTGAACTCTAGCTACTTTGTGTGCATGGTTAAAAGTCGTGGTGgtatgtcagctcacactgtacgacccgatcATCAggcacgacctgagagctcacactatTATCTCAAACACACTTAGCATCACCCAATAAACACAAGTCTTCAACCAgctaaatcataaaaaaaaaatattcctgtcagctggaggtctgcagatatttcctgccaatGTTTCTTTCATGATAGGACGGAGGGGGAAGACAGATTAAACAGgtatgcctgctgttgccacgGTGATTTCAGATGCTGCCTGTCACTTTTTTGTGCAGACATatgcatgagaaaaaaaaaactccccatGTCGGGGGAATCGGCtttgtggctctgctctcactgcgcgagtgtgtgcagtcttacaaccaaaatgtcaaacattccAAAACTAATCTGTAAAGTTATAAGCAGTTGATTGGGCTGTGATTGGTCATCGTGCCTCTGGGACTGATGATGCACAAATGGTGGACAATTGGACAAACCCAAAAATCTGGATTTAAATCGGCCTTACCCTAAAATCACCAATATTGTGGCCGAGGCGTAATGATACATATgtgtgaaaagtcccagtgaaGTATCGTTATTTCAGGGAAaggcctcttgtccaatcagaacgCTCATTCAGGTCTAACTGTTTTAATCTAATCCTCttcatatttttactttttttttttattttctcctgcgttcatttttgtattttgtttaattttacaCTTAATTAAAGTCATTCAGGCCTTTAAAATCTctttatatttacacatttatatttcCCTCTCATATCTGaatcttttttaattcatttgtttcttcatttatttgttttttcactttgtttttgcacttattttttcctttttttaatctttaattgATTCCTCTTCATCTCGTGACATTCTTATTCCTACAACAAAAAGAGTTAAACTTAAATttaaagacacatacacacacacatttaatatgcttaaaacacaacaaaacaacctgcagaagtaataaaaaaaaaggaagcagttAACAgaacttttaaaagttttatttcactaataaaagtggattttctttgtcttaCAAACACCTCCCAACTTCATCCCTACAAACCCAAGTGACACCCATAAAGCTGAGTAATTACATCATTAGTCCTACAAATGAGCTAATTTAAGTCTTTTTTGTAAAGGGGTCCGTAAAACCCGTGACCCAGTTCAAACATCCAATCAAAACTCAGAGAGGATCTCCTGAGCCAATGGGACGCATGGCTCCGCCCACCTGCATGCATAATAATAAGCAGCAGAATAATAACTCCAGGAGGGGAACACTTGCAGAAGCTGCAGCCTGCTCACTTCACTTTGGAGATTTACTCTGCCTCTCTGCAAACCTTCACCATGGTCGACGCCTTCTGTGCCACTTGGAAACTGGTCGACAGTGAGAACTTTGATGAGTACATGAAAGCTCTCGGtgagtaaaaacatttaatttctttttctctctttttaagtATGTTCTCTTTGATTTCATTTAAGTTGCACATGCAATAAATCCAGGCTGAACTCTTCATGTCAGACCCTGAAGATGCTTTCAGAGATGTTCAGAGATTGCAGTAAATAATGTCCACTTTTTTCacccatgtttttttctttttttgcaccaGGTGTGGGTTTTGCCACCCGACAGGTTGGAAATGTCACCAAGCCCACTGTGATCATCAGCCAGGAGGGCGACAAGGTGGTGGTCCGCACCCAGAGCAccttcaaaaacacagagatctcCTTCAAGCTGGGAGAGGAGTTCGACGAAACCACCGCTGATGACAGGAACTGCAAAGTAAGGGGACCCTGAagtcctattttttttaaaaactctttattttcattacttttccataaaaagataaaaggagTACAAGAAGAGCAGACCAAACAAGACATTTACATTTGCTTCTATAATAAGATTTAACTACAGATTTAAATCAGAGACCAGTTTGGGGATCACATGCTGCTAAAGTGTGCTTTAATGTTAAACTTCAGTTTGAATCTCTTCataaaaatcatgaaaataaatcaaattttttAAGATATCATTTACAAAAGGTCCCCCGTCTGTGTTTATAGTGAAGCAGATTATAAGCTTAAATGCACATTTGTCCGAATGAggttctgtttggttttttttgggggggggggggtgtttctttgtttccattATTGGGTCATTGACAAGATTTGGCATCTTCACAACCTCCGGAAATTGAACCAGAGTTTGGCAGCTTCATAATGTGTTCATTTTCCACCTCGCTtggttaaaatgaaaaaaataaaaaaacgttttttcttttgtgtctcaGTCCACAGTGACGATGGACGGAGACAAGCTGGTCCACGTCCAGAAGTGGGACGGCAAAGAGACCAAGTTCGTCAGAGAGATCAAGGACGGCAAAATGGTCATGGTGAGACGGACGCACCcagatcacacacaaacaaatgattctctttcttctgtttaGTTTTAACAATATGTATAAAATCAATAGAAACTAAATGGTCAACACGTTATCTTATAAGAGTTTTAACCCTGAAGAAAAAGACGGCAGCTTAAATCCTCATTTTGACCATATGAGGTGTTTTTCTaatgttaaagaaaaagtttgtttttgaggtTTTCCTCTCAAATATCATGATGAGTccaaaatatgaaatgtttatgaggaaaaaaagatatttttctGTATGTCGTGGGGGGGAAAGTTCaaattgtttcctcttttttgaaactttttttattcagtctCTCCTGAggactttaaaagaaaagtgcataaaaaaaaacacaaatttggcaaaaaaaaaaaactttggcaaaaaacaaaaacaagtcatACAGACGCAGAGGGTTTTTTATTAGCCTTTTTTATAGCCATTTTTATCATGACACATGCTTTTCTACAATTTAACAATCAAAATAGCTGATCTATACTTACAGATTATATCAAGTTGACCCACAAGGAAAACCGACCTGCTATTACCCAAATGCTTTATGTCTGGAAAAACGTGCTGCGAGTTCAGATATGATGCAAATTCCAATTCTATCTAAAGATATGTCATGACGGAAACACACTGCAGAAGGGGCgacagtagttcagtctgtagggacttgggttgggaactggagggtcgccggctcaagtccataatatggaagttggtcttgTAGCTGGAGAAGTGCCAAGGCACCTCCCGTGTGgaacccccaaccgctctggtgcgctccagagtgcagcagccccactctgacatctctccactaatgcatgtccacagctcctgtttgctcatgtgTGTGATTTGAGCCTGTGTGTGAAAACCGGAATTCCCCTCAGGGATTGATAAAGTATATAAAATCCCCAGCCCCCtccaaataaattcaaattgtAAATAATGCTGCAAAAGCTAAAAAATTGCCATTACATCAAATTTCACTTCATAGGaactccaggcctgtaggggcgctcaGGGGAACCCTGTTAGTTATGAAAGTTAGTCATTTGTTTCAAAGATAAGCATGTTGTGAACCCTAACTTCCCTGTCATGGTAaccgtctcctctcctctgcagaaTCTGACCTTTGAAGACATCCATGCGGTGCGTAGCTACGAGAAGGCATGAGAGCTCTGACTGACGGCGTCCCAAAACCCGGCCAAGAAGTGTTgatttttataattattatttgacTGTATGCTTCTCTTTGCACTTCATCATCCTCCACATGTgcgccccctgcaggctgcACATGCTTTGtaagaattcttttttttttttttacatgaaaagcaTTTCTGTCACGATGGATGGATCATCTTTGATACTTTgtgtgaaaaacatgaaataaaaaaaaaaaacacagagtaaaTACTTGTCTTGTCTTTGATGTTTTCATGCAAACACTGTTATAACAGATAACATCTACATCATTCATTATGATACACAGGTAGTTGAGACAATTTAAAATGTCTATCCTATCTGGTCCGACCTCTGACCCTGCAAAAGGAGGGCAACATAAACTTCCTCTGACCTTAAAATGACCCACGCCTCTTATTCTctatcaccatggaaacaaacagaggTCACAAACACAGCCTGAACATGTTAAGAGAGCATCTCTGAGAATCAGGACAATatttaagaaagaaaatcaaaaataattccCGCCCGATATAATTATAAGGACTACTGAAGTTCTCATACAGAAGAATACTTTGATGTCATTTGCTCTGTTAGTAAAGTTCTTAAAGGGGTCATTAACCCAGATATCTTTTACCGCCTAATTCTCGTAGTAGCTGGCCATGCAAACGGGCAACACAGTCGaccatgtttcactgaaacTGATCCAGATCACAGATCCGATGACATGTCAGAGGAGGTCtttggattattttttattttcgttggtttcttctttttacaAAGTACCACAAACAAAAGAGGCATCAAAAGTCATCTTGGACAACGTCTCCCACCCGGTGATGTACAATAGTGGTTCCTATAGTGGGAAtactcttcattttcattttctcaacATTGTTTTTAAGTGTCCCGTCATAAACAGTGGCATGTGAGActactcttgcatatttagtCGGTGTGTACTTAACAGACAGGAACAGAGTcgggagggtcatcccttcaccgtCCTAAGAAAAAGATTGCAGCAAACTACTGACTGCTGTCGATCAaaggtgtgaatcagaggagatttagaagaaGGTATACCCCTGTGGAGTCTGAAAAGTAAAGGGGTACCTGAGTATACCCCTGCACTACATCACTGCTCCCACTCCACGACGTGCTGGCAAAACACAGGAGCTCATCAAACTCTTTAACTCCTCCCTTTGAGGAGTCAGACACTTTTAGTCTCACCCTGGACTTCTATAAAACTGGAAACTTCTCCATAAAGTTTACTTCAACTATGCAATCTGTCTGTAAACAGGTCAGCAATTCTTCTCAGTCACCCATTTGTGCTATACTGATTTAAAACATGCAATACCCACACTGCTCAACACTgcactttttttacttttacatatGTAAATTTTGTTCATATGTTCAATTCCCTGTGCGTTGTACAAAGCTTATTAATAATTCTTAAAAACacgagctattcagaccaattacattttttaaaccaggctgtaaacgtgttcATATTTGCAgtaaaaaactgcatttttgaTTTGGTGTATATGTGACTGCTGGGGTTTCTGCAGTccgcctcaagtggacactcgatgaactgcaggattatGCACTTCCGcagttgtttcatttttcaagaccggaggttgccgcttgtttGGGTCAAATTagccttctttcttttcttgcatGCTGACTGTTCTCCAGGTCCTGGCCTGGCCGTACTGTACACAGTCGGACGTTACCTCCATCCATCATGGACATCATCCTCTCACACCTCCCtagcatgacactgtgggggctctgagcagctccttcagcagcagactgagacatcCAGCCTACAAGATCTCAACTCAActtcatttataaagcactttacacacaacacagttcatccaaagtgctgaacagcgCAGgtagaacaaaacaaagcataAGAAAGTAACATGTAATAGTTATGTACGGTGTAACACAAAACGTACACAGCTATGGATCCCTAAAAAATGCTTAAATTGTCATTGCTTAAATTTAGAATTTTTACAGAAGCTGAATGGGGCCCACCAAATGCAGCTGGGCCCCAAAGTCTTCCCCTTTCTCCCCCCTTATGGACGGCCTTggccggaggttgctgcttggttatTACAGAGTGGagtaaaatgaaatgtatcaaggtatgtccacttagggcttccgtagattTTGACAGGTCCAACtccaatataaatatattacatggataaaaaataacttcatgaaagcctgtgtatgttttattgtttgttttttttcgtgTTAAAATGAACTACAGCAGCGTCGCAATACTTTCATCTGCTAAGTCCCTCCCCCCGTGCTTACGTCACCACttcaaacacttcctgtttatatCAGAGGAGAATGACCCACAGTGGTTTGCAGCTTTAGTTCATGTCGTTGccatgtgttaaaaaaacacattgtagGATTTGAACAGAGTCAACATGGTACAACTTTTGTGCAGTTTTCTGTTCCTGCTGTTCGGCGCGGCTCTGCTCGAGGCGGCTCCGGCCGGAAGAAGCTACCTGCCGGGTACAGGTGAGTGAAACTCCTGCTCATGACAACTGAGGAGAACACGTGTAGTTATAGCCTACCTTGTGTGACTGTCCTCTGCTAAAGACTCGCTATTATACATCGGGGTGGTCCGGGTTATCCTCAACGCTACGTTATGGGTAGGAACAGTGTGAAACATGTTGTGAGATAAAGATGTTTAAATCGATATTTTCTTACATGTAATTCGTGTTTGTGGATGTTTTGCACGCCGAATTAACCTTTGAACACATATGAGTTATATTAAGTCCAACATTGTACTTTTAAAGTTACACTATGTTCGTAAATTATAAAAAACGTACAAAATTTAGAGTTTTTTAGACGGAGTTTGGCCACACATATCCCAACATGTACCCGCACTGTCTAATTCTCATCTAAGTAAGCTTTTAatgggttttttctttttcatttcaaagaaaGGAGATTGAGACTTTGACTATAAGTgatcaaaaaagttttgttatCATAACTTAATCATCCTAAAAATCACAAttgactttatttataaagcgccATAAAAAACCAAAAAGAGAAGGTTAGAACAACAGACTCAACAGCCAGGCCAAACACAGAGAAgtctacaaaaaaataaaatatatgcaAATAAAAGGAATAAGGCAGATACAACAGGCAGGGCTTGTAAGGGCAGTTCAAGCTATAACAATGCACTTTCAAGAAATGATGATGACAACAATATGAGATTATAAGAAGGACAAACGTGTCAACCTAACccagtcattgttttttttttttacttcccttCGGCCTCGTTTCATTTTACTTTCTCTCCATGTGTTCAGGCCGTTTCTGGCACATCACCGACCTCCACCTGGACCCGACCTACCACCTGACACCGGACCCCACCAAGGTCTGCTTCTCCTCCAAAGGAGTCCCCACCGCCAACGCCGGTGTGTACGGAGACTTCCTGTGTGACTCTCCCTACCTCCTGATCCAGTCGGCCTTCTCTCACATGGCTCCGCTCACACAGCAGGACGACTTCATCATATGGACCGGGTCAGTACGCTCATGGGGAAGTCTTTTCTTCCATTTCTACGTCTTATTTGTGCTTTCTTGTTTGCAAGAAGCGAGTCCAAATACTGagtcatttgcagtttgttgcaTCAGAATGATCATGAGTGTGACTGAAACAGTAAACTTGGCTTCACTGTACAGTTTCATTTCCTCTTCTGTTAGTGGGCGTGCAACTTGTGAACACTTGTTGTGTAAGTGTGAGACTGCCCTGAGGTTTGAGCGTGCGATAATGAAGAAGTGTCTGCTTAAATGCAGTCGCTCGGAACCTTCCCCACTTCCTCCAGGAAGTATTCGGTGGTTCAGACGCACTGAGAACAAGTtgttaaataaatcatgtaCATGTTCACCACAGGATGACACTGAATTAACTCGTAGAAAACCCCTCATAGCATGTAGCACTaccatactgttttttttctgcataatttACACATGATTGGACGTGTGTGCCCAagcaaatgtacaaaaacatgtacacacaggcaAGACATGAGAGGTCAGGGGTCGCAGGAACTGTGGGTTACTAACTTACAAACTACGTCAAGATTTACAGATAatgacaatcaatcaatcattgttTGTTTAGAGTCAAATCAAAACCAATCATGTGACCTGTCAGCACTCTTCTATTTGCTGTCCAGGTGAGCTGCCTTCTGATTGGATTCAATTACACTTAGTATTTTTTTATCAAccaataaattaataaataaaataatttttggGGGCAGGTTTATacgtttttcttcctcctgcaccttttcattctttgtaaaggcaaaaaaaaaaaaagtatttctctaCATTGTACGTcataaaaagaatgaaataaaacaaatgaaataacaagtgttatctcgagacgctttacaaaagagcatatgcaggaaggatttctcctctgtgttcctctcgttcctgttgtcctcacttcctcgccgctgaggtggaggtcggagcaggccgagcatgaatgaggacggcggtggtcgTGGGGACGActcagtccgatggtggtggctggacGTCCtgggtggtgatggggagaaggatgatacagaaactgttgaacattatggacaataacatgcatcccttacacaatctcgtgtgtgaacaaaagagtgtttttagtgggaggctacggccgctaaactgcaaaaaggacagatttaaaaatacttttttacctactgcaattgcactttataacgactcccctttaagtaaggacagaagacatttaaacttttaaactttagcctgagttgcacatatcatatatcaaactgtattgtgggctcatgtttttttgtatgggtgggatatgtttgtatatgtgttgtgttgtgtgtttgtatgtatgctggctgctggaacacctacatttccctgctgggatgaataaagtatatcttatcttatcttaatttGAATAGATAGTCGACACAATAACACGTCAAACTCTGAGAATAGCTTATGTTCTGCCTTTTAACACATTTCCATTTAAACATCaactttgattttaaatcacagcTCTGCTCACTTTCAGGCTCACAGAGTgtctcatgttgttgttgtttgcataGTTTTGACCTTTTgagctcttctgttttttttcggGTGGTTTTTGTACCAAAAAGTGCCAGTGCAGCAACTTTGGACTAGTTGTTGCAAGTAAGtgatgaacacacagagtgtgcAGAGTGAGGTAAAGGAGAACTCCATCTATCAACACAGTTCATTGTAGGTCTTTGAGGGAAGTGATGTGTGAGCCGAGGCTGATGACCACAAGTTGAAGTCGACTTCTGGAACGCTACAAAAAGTTACTGCTCACAGTGTTCCAACAATACGTCTCGTCTGACTCCAAATAAGAGTCCTTTAGCCGATGGCTGACGACACAGACGTGTTGGAAAGCTAGAAGTAGGAGGACGTTTTCATGGGTGCCGCATGTTTCAGTCACAAAGGCCGCAGAGAGTTTTGGCGTCGCCCAGGTGACAGGTCTGCACTCTGGTTTTGATTTCCTGATAACAATAAAGATGTCCAAATGTGACTTAACCTTGAGGTAAAACTATCTCCCAAGAGGTCACTAGCTCTATTCAGACTGCTCGTTCAAGGCgagatatttacgcccctgcgACGTCTCACCTTCACCGTGAATGCCGCCATCACAGGTAGTAACTGGGGTGAGACGAGATGGGCATAGGCAGTGGTAGAGAACAACGTTGTGTGTGTCTCGAGTATCCGCAACGTCTTAAAAGTACGGTTAATTCATAGACGGCGATTCCAATATGACGCCCTCGCAGAATCTTGATGAATTTCTTGATGCATAATGACGGCGGCGCCTCGTTGCGGGGACTGTTGTGGACTTGCAGTATGAGAAGGGCTCTTGATTGATTTAGGTCAGGGTTAAGGTTGTCTGGTGCTTTCCTGTTAAAGTACAGTAGTGTGTCAGCTTGTACAAAGTTCCACTTCCCTCTATGTCGTCTCGTTCTTACTGAAGAGGAAAACACTCGATTGGACACTTTTTCCAAATCGGCAGGACGTGATCCGAACTGGCATTAAATGGAATTCATGGTTTTATTAAACGTGTTTAACACAATGACTCAGCACTTAATGCTTCTCTGCAGGGAGTGTTTAAGCTAGTGTGCGAGCAGGTCTTTGCTTTGTTCTGGGTTCTTTGTAGCACCAGTTGCACTAAAAGGGGAAATCCATTAAAGAGTGGAATTTACTTCATTTCTGCAACGCAGTAGAGCTGAGAGCAGCTGTGCTCAGATCATCATGTCTGCAACTAACAGTCTGAAACTCTGATGGTactaacaggaagtgctgctgtgtttggaaATGAGGGGATTTCCTTGACCTCTCCACTGACTTTAACTCATGACTTACTGCTGGTTTACTTTTGATCTAAAAGCAGTTCAAGGAGGTTTTGAGATTGCATGCGAGTCAGACACTTGATGAAAGATGGCGTTCAGAAGAAAAGGGGTTTAGTTGATCGCAAGAAATGTTTGCATACTGTAGCCAAGTCTTGTCACAATGGTTctaatggtgcgttccatttaaCCCTGAACTTGGATCTCGGAGCTGGGAATGATGTCACACCAGAGTTGCCGCATTCCGGTTGGGAACAAGTCcaacaagcaacatggacgccttcCAGGAGAACCTTTTGATTTGTTAGCTAACACCTGGCATTAATCACACACTGCATGATAGTTTGTGAGcgaaaataaaatgacaacagaTTGTTCCCGCAGGTGAGGGTATAATAAACACAATAGTTAAACGTTACTGatgatgcacgtagcagccatgttggattttttgACTCGGGCTATTGAAGGTTCTCCAAGGTTTCCGGGTCTTAATTCTGACTTCATGggggggcgttcctgatgacatATCAGACCGGC
The Labrus mixtus chromosome 12, fLabMix1.1, whole genome shotgun sequence genome window above contains:
- the LOC132984653 gene encoding fatty acid-binding protein, brain isoform X2, giving the protein MVDAFCATWKLVDSENFDEYMKALGVGFATRQVGNVTKPTVIISQEGDKVVVRTQSTFKNTEISFKLGEEFDETTADDRNCKSTVTMDGDKLVHVQKWDGKETKFVREIKDGKMVMNLTFEDIHAVRSYEKA
- the LOC132984653 gene encoding fatty acid-binding protein, brain isoform X1; amino-acid sequence: MVDAFCATWKLVDSENFDEYMKALGVGFATRQVGNVTKPTVIISQEGDKVVVRTQSTFKNTEISFKLGEEFDETTADDRNCKSTVTMDGDKLVHVQKWDGKETKFVREIKDGKMVMVRRTHPDHTQTNDSLSSV